The window CACAGAAGGCAGTTTTTGTTGAGAGATAAAAAATGGACCACAGAAGAGTGTGTTGATTTCCTCGTATCATCCACCTCTCCTCAAAGGTAACATTCACACCTGCTATCACACATTTGGAAGACTTCATACATAGCCCTCAATATTGCTTTTATATCATTTTCCCAGTAATACCGTTTCTTCAAAATAGTCACGAGTAAAATACATAGGAATATTTTCTTGCATGCATGTGAACACTAGGGAGTCAGATCTGAACGCGGTGTTTGAGGTTTTTACTACCTCAGCAGGCCCTGGGGACCAGGTCACAGCCAGTCGCACCGCACTGGCAGATCTGTCTTTATAGACAGCATCCTTATTTTCGGTACTGCATGCAGAAAAGGataataaatgttaaaaagacAAGAGCTGCCTGCATAACGTACTCTGttaaaaaattaacttttgACTTAATAAGAAATTTTATGACTTTGTTGTACTCCTAACAAAACTGTTTATCTTGTGTACGTAATGAGCTTCTAGTCCTCCCTTTTgcgtttttgttgttgctgttacattaaaaaattttacattaattttgcttcagaaatagTGACTTTGTACTCAGTGGTCAGGAATTACGGGCACTGGAAAATATCAGCTCATAAATGCCCTAGGAGCAACCTAACATTGAcattaaatcacattttatttctaaagaaatagcgctctccagctctgcagctaaTGAAGATACAGAATGAACAGAGTGATTATACCACAGTctccattattttaaatacttaattgTTTAGTTTCCTGAATCTACAGTAGactaaatacttatttttaaaatcactgaaactagaaatatttgagattttttgtatatctctttcctatttttcctccacttcaaaaattatttacacTAATAAAAATAGCTTCTCTCATCTAATCAAGCTTCTGTTAATTAAAtgaatgtggccactgaggagGTAAGTGATTCACCCAAGGTCACCTTGGAAGCCTCTGGCAGAGGCACATGAGAACCCAGGCAGTCTGAACAACAGACCCCATCATTTTTGCCTCTTCCCAGTATTCTCACAAGAGGAACGCATATCAGCAGTGAACACCAACTTTGTAGCTCCACTTGTGGCTTACAGTCTGGACAATATCCAGTAAAGCATTCCTCACACAGACAAACCCAATAATCTTTGTATGCTTATTTTCTAACATTTGATTAATATTTTGATCTGCATTTCAGTAATATGCAATGAGTTCTGGATACTGTAcaatcaacaaaaacaaaaggtttaCAGCTCCAGAGCTTGAAACCTCaatccttttcttttctaggGCAAACACTTCAAATTTCTCAGTCatctacactttttttttttttttgtaatatataATGTTATGGTCTGTGTCAATAAAACTCAATTTACTATTATTATAGCTGTTACTTAAATTGTGCTAGCTGCCCCCTCCCGTGAAATAGCACTGCTGGGCTCAGGATTATGtcttacattttctgtattgacagaaaaaaaaaaacaaaacaaaccaaaacaaacaaacaaacaaaaaacttactTTAGGCTTGATCCACAATCCACTGCTTGCTAAAATCCACGGAAAGTCTCTAAGGATCTTTCTGAGGAGAGGTCAACACATATTTACTCTGTATATGAAATACCCGAGAAGGCTCAGTTAAGTGGAAAAATTGCATTGAGAGGCTGGAAGAAGTCAGGGAATGGAAGATCCAGCCAGCTCCTCAGAGAGACTTAGTCTTCCCAAAAGTTAGATGATACTTCCGTCCTAGAGCATCAACTGGATCCTCAGGTGGAAAGGGTCAGGGGGACAGCAAGGTGACCGAACACTTCAACACTTTCCAATCTTCCTGCTACCCTGAATTTTGAGATGAAGTACGGATCGTTTTTACCACACTACAAATTAGAGCAGCCCCATGTTTACTTAATATTCTCAGGTGGGTATCAGAAGCAATTCTGGGGAGCTGGGAACTGACCTTGCAGATGCTTTACACTAGCAGGTCAATTTAAAGTAACCATTTCAGCCCATGTCTGGGCTTAAACTTGATACTGGGATTTTCAACCTGAAATGATGAACTGAATCATCAAACTGGCTTTGGGAAAATTTACATTGAAATGTCATCTGGAATTGATATGccacaatggaaaaaatagagaacttgtatttctttagtgtaaatattttagaaagctTAAATGTAGTAGACTGGCTCCAATTTGATCATAATTTAGATATAGCCTAGCTAAGtgttgcaaaacaaagcagaacaccccagccctccccccaaaaaacaaatcaataaaaGCAAGTAGAGCTTCTAGCCTTTACTGAGTGTAACAGAAAGCATAGTTTTCATGTGATCTGTTAAACTGTGCTTGAACCAAATAGAAAGCTGGAGACAAAAACAGGTGACAAAAGGTAATCATGTCACTTAGTCCATATTGGATGACAAGAACATCCTGGAGTGGGAGTACAAAGTAAGGAACTGAAGACAACAGAATTTTATTAGGCTCTTTGACTTAAATCTGTAGCGCAGAACCAGTGTTTTTTGATTAAAGtccaattttaaaatgcattaactTTTTAATTGAGAACATAGCTGGGAATCTGCAGTTCTGATGTTCTTGGAAATAATGCTGGATAACTAAGCTTTcgtttaagggaaaaaaaaccagactTTGATCTTTCATTGTATAGGCAAAGATACAGTATAATTTACATGCTGAAAGGCTTGAATTCTCCCATCAAAATGCATGCAAAGGGAATTTCAAACCTCTTCAGGCTCATGAAAATTCTTATCCCTTGGGGGAAGCCAAGAACACTGCTAGGAACCCTGAGGGAGGTGAGCTCTGAAAGCTCCCCGAgatcctctctttctttccaagagACCTGAAATTCcgggaagggagagagaaaaccTTGGGACGGGTTCTCCTGTTTTTATCCCCAACACCCTCAAGACCTGAGAACAGCTGCCTGCTTACCAGAAAGTTTGCTGAAAAGATGAGAGGTCCTAACGtttcttttctgatgctttttccTGCACTCTTCAACTCTTTAATGTCCCATTTCACACCCCCAGGATATCAGAAGAACACTTCCAAGAAGCACAGATTATGGCAAAGAACGTGGCTCCAGAAGGAATAAGAAAGGGATGAGGAGCGAGATTATGCCAGCTTCGAGAGTGCCCTGCCAGGGAGCATGGCATAGCAGTGTAACAAGGTCAGCTTCGGTGGTCCTCTGCCTCAAATCTGGCAAAAATTTATATTTGTGCAATCTGGCACCAATTTATCTTCGTACACAGCCTCTAACAGTGCCAAGAGCAAATCCTATCCATGAGCTTGCTATCAGACAACAGTCTGGGCATCCACAGCAATGAGAGGGAAGCTGAGCCCCATTCTTCAGGCACAGGAGTTATTTCAGGACTGAAAAGCAGACGTGCCACTTGGGTTGAAATAGCTTTCTTATCATGACATTGAGCAGCACAAGGTATCAACGTATTCTGTTCTTCTGTGAGGATCCCATGGGATAGCTTTGGAGAAAGCAACGAGTGTGGAAAGGATCCAAACCAGAACGCACTGAAAGAGTTTTGGATCAGGCCAGTGGACAAAGGGATTTTTCAGCAGCCAGGATATGCTGCTgaaacttcagtttctgaaaacaagccACAACAACTGTAAGCCTAACAGCTATCTTTTTGTACCTGCTCATTGAGAtggatttgttttgaaatttccaGTGTATTCCAAAGATTTTTTTAGTGAGGTCCTGTGTACAGAGAAGTAATAACCATAAcctccactgacttcagtgggagtaGAATTTCCCCTTGCTTCTCTCAAACTCCAAAAATGTCATACAGCGTTTACTTCAGGAAACCATGCGCTTACAGCGTTAATCCTGAATTGCACAGCTTCTCCACTTTGACATTATTTCATGGAGGTTAACTTCTGCCCCATGCTCTCAGAGGCTCTGAAAAAGAAGTTCTCTTGCATTTGGAACTGGTGCTCAGTCCCCTTAATTTACTGCacatttttcagattcttttttgctttctaatcTAAGTAGGCACAAAAGTTGATTGTTAAAATTATGAGGTATGCCACGATTTTGGCCCAAATAAGGCTCAACCTCCACAACACAATTTTCTGGTGAGGATTGTTTAATACATCTTTTTCCATCCATTGATTGTTGCCAGGGATTACCTAAGCTGAATTCAAAGTCTTTCCACAGACATTCCTTTGTCATCTGGCTTGATGTCCTCCTGCATTTACCTTATGTAAGCGGTGttcttttcagaagagctggaagaatTGGACAGTCCTTTTTAGCATATTCTGGGTTATACAGCCATCTCGCTCTATGGAAATGCCTTTATATCAAgtagctgggaaagaaaaacctttctaactttgaagtgatttttattgcattggaaaaaaagagaaagagagactgTCAAatcccatttcattttttaaagttaactGCAAATTTTAATGAGGTCCTCTGAACAAAGATTCTGAGATGCTTCATATTTAAGACTTAGCAGTAGTACACTTCCATCATTAAGTTCAGCTGTCAAAGGCCAAGGCAACTCTTCTTGTTGGAACTTTGTAACCATTTATGTCTGAGGTGAAGAAGCTAATATGGAAACTTTGTGAGATGGGAAGGACTGAAAACTACCATTGTAATTTATGACCTTTCATCTGAGGCCAAATGTAAAGGCAATCACAATTGTTCTATATCTCAAggccagcacacagcagatgTATGAAATTTGGAAGTGTCAGACATAAACTTTTATTAccaaattataaataatttctaCCACTTACAATGTTCACCTTTCAAGTTCATCTTGATTAAAACACATGGGCAGCATCTCACTGATTTCATTGAGCTATACAGCTAGACGAACTCTCTCTGCTCCACGGAAAGATAAAGCAACACCGTATTTTAAAGAGCTTACTGACAGCAACGCACACAAAGTTTTAGATCTGTTTCATCAAGACGattgaaacaaaaagaagagtCATTAAACAGTGAGTCTGTTTTTCATTCCTGAAGCTTTGAAATCTGCAAGGAGTATACAGAATGGATTACATAATTCCTTTGAAAACCACCTACCTGAGCGTTGGGATTTTGTGACTCAGGAAATAACACATTCTTTAGGCTGTGTATTTACAGTTATGATTACATTACACAATCTTTCTGAATGAGCAAgagagaaattttctttccaggTGCAAAATCCACTACACCTAAGTGCTCAGCAATATATGTCCTATTGCATGAAGGTTAATTTACTCAGAAAAGCATAGGAGATTGTTTCAAGACTTACGGCAAACCAGGAAAAATTTACTAAGATGTGGGTTCATGACTTGGCTTCAAACCATAGAAGAGGCGAGCTAAGGATACAAAACTGTTGTCCacctctctttctgtctttcagaataCATGCGTTTGTAAGCTTagtattaaaaaggaaattagaaGGGTTTTGTTGACTGGCATCAACGAACCaagcatgcacacacagaaactGTAACTATTTGCCTAAGCTAGCTAGAAAGCAGCCATTGAGCAGTAGCTCAACAGAGatcaacaataaaaaaaccaGAAGCTGCACAGCGAGGACAGGCACCATGCACAACTCTGCGGGCCTCTCCCTGCAAGAACCACCTCAAGCACTGTCTGCTCAGTACGCTGCGACCAGGCTTCACTGGCCATGCAGCCTATACAGCCTTTAGAGCCTTTGAGGTTCAGCTCTTGGGGAAAAAGGTGCTAATGAAGTTGTGTTGGGGAATGTAAACACCTCGGGATGGAAGAGTGAACGTCAACCCACGCGCTGAGGAGCCACTGCACATTTACAAAGATGAATCATTTACTGTTACAAAGATGAATCGTTATACCAAGGTACTAAACcaataaaggaaaaattgaaataaaaataaatccagaccAGAAGATTTGACAGATTACTAGCTCTCGTCAAGGTACTAAATCCCTAAAAGATAAGTTAAAAACCAACACAAATGAGGGTTTTCCATACAACAGGCCACAGCTCGGTGCGCGGACGCAGAAGGCCGAGGACCCGTCCTTTCGGAGCAGGTGGCCCCATCCCGCTACCCGCGCGCGCTAGCTCCGCCCTGAAGCGCCGAGGCAGCGCGACTCGGGGCGCCCGGAACCCGCTCGGCTTTAGCGAGCGCGCCCGGCCCGGCGTGTCCCTGCCGCCGCGCCGTAGCGGCCGCCGCTGATTGGCCGcgagcgcggggccgggcgcgcGCAGCAGCGGGTGAGTGCGAGCGGCGGCGCGTCCCAGCTCGGCTGCGACGGGGAACCGAGCGGCTGGGAGCGGGACGGGCCCTGCCCCGGGTAAGGGGGCTCGGTAGGGCGGGAGCTGGGGCCGAACGCGTATCCGGCCTGGGCGTCGCTTATGCCTGGCGGGAGCTGAGGGCCGCGTGGGTACTGGGGCGCCCGCTTGGGACGGGGCCGTCGGGATAGGTTTTGCGCTGCTTTGGAACGCACAGAACGTTACAAATGGAAAGCTTAATTCTGTGGCTCAGGGAGTTGTGTCCCCGCATTTACCCATAAGGTTTCGCTTTCAACTCCTTCAGATTTTCTCATGCCTTAACCAGGGGCCTGTCTGTACTCAGCACTTAAAAGTCCGTGTTTGCGtgttatagaatcacagaacggtttgggttggaagagacctctaagatcacctagttccaaacgccctgctgcaggcagggacatctccctcttgaccaggctgctcacagccccatccagcctggccttggatgcttccagggaggggggTGTTGCTTATCCAAATGTCTAATTTCACATCTCTTCCCAGCTTACcaagaaaaatcaagatgaGTCTACGAAAGCAAACTCCTAGTGACTTCCTAAAACAGATCATTGGAAGGCCAGTTGttgtaaaattaaattctgGAGTCGATTATCGAGGTAAGATCCCCACTTGTCTCTATGATTTCATTGTTTGGAGAGGCTGGCACAGATGTGTGtctcttaaaaagcaaaacagtgtgATCTAGCATCTTGGAGTATGTCAACACAGACCTCAGGATAGTGAcactaatgaaaaaaacaaaaaactggaGAGGCTGATGAAGAAGAGGTTAACAGATGTAGAGATTAAAGTTACCTATATCATTAATATCTCTAGTCACCGTGATTAGAGTGGAGGCTGAGCGAGTCCAATTTTCTTAAAGGAGGTTTGTAAAGCTAAGCTTGGATGACACTTCCCAAAACGGCCAGGCAGTCCCCTTTACAGTGCGCTGACAGAACACCTTGTTTAAAGctactccttttcttctccttcctgttttctAATTCCTGGCACAGACCTCGGTCCGGTAAAGCTTCAGCCCGTAACCTGTGTTGTCAATAATAAGCCTACTCTTATATGAGGGATGAAACAGTAGTTTGTGTTTGTGGTTAAACAACTGCCTAGACTTGTCTTGGATCAAGACTCACAGGGATACGGGAGAAAGCTTTGTGTGGTTTTTGCTCTTATAGGcccagtgttttgttttgttttgttttttaaacagtcttATCCGTTTTATTTGAGAACTTATCTGTTTACCTTCATGTACTGTATGCATGATTATAGGGTGTTTTTGGAGCAATCCATTAAACTTGTCTGTTCAGTGAGATGTCCTACTCCTACTCCCCTTAGGCTAAGAGTATCAGCCGgtacagttatttatttattttagttttagttAAGTTTGGATGCTCTTATCATGCATCTCCTATGACCATCCAAACTGGGTGCTTTATTCTGGAATGATTTAAACATTATGATCATACCAGAGTCTGCTACTTCAGACAGGTTTAATTCAGTTGGCTTATCTTAGCGGTTGTTGAGACAAAATTGTTTGTCCTGTGACAAGGAATCTTTGCGTTTTGACAGCAGCCCAATGTAGTACAcgatttgttttcctttctttattccctctgttctccctccttcccataCTTGATGTGAGCCTGCAGCTAGAAACCTCTATGATGTTTACATTTGAGAAATACACAGTTCACTTCTCTACAGAAATTTGATGACTTGTATAAACCAAACATCAGCAAACCCAGCATCTCAGGCTTTTATTACAGATCTATCTAGATTCTGCCTGTAGGCTACGCTGCTAGTTTTACGTCTGCACCTCCACCCTCCTAGGCTCTGTGCGCACAGCAGTTGCCTGGTACAcgtgctgtgtgctgctgtaaAATGTCTTGATTCGCTGCCAAGCGTTGTACACTTCTAAGGGAAGAAGTCCTGGGAAAGTGCACGTGTAATCAGTTGTAGATTAATACGTACAGATGGATATgaacataaaacatttctatatacagataaaaaaaacaggtaaaatATGAGCTGGGGTGGGCAGCGACAATACGTAATGCTATTAGCGTCCTGAGtgtaaatacaaagaaaaggaagaagatagtgaaacaaatgaaaatgcacCCTAGGCAGCTGAGtgatagtttaaaaaaaaaaaacccacagcccAATTTCAGTTTGGggcaaacatttgttttctcttgcaacTCGAAGCACTCAGGATTACTGGAGTGAGAATGTTCTGACTTGGTTTGGGAGGTTTTGGTGCATTTAAAACACTTTGTGGCCAGTCAGATTTTCCCCATTTATGTGGAAACAGAGGGATGAAAAACACGTAGAGCAAAATAACAATCCGCAAGCCATTACAAGTTGGCAGCAAAACCTAAATTCCTAATTATTTAATGGGAGATATTATGGTAACACTTCTGGAAAATGAGAGCATGCCCTAGGGGAAGATTCTCAGACTGGAGTTCTCCCCCTCCTCAAATACGGccaaaatactgcatttcttcagttttaatgcCAGGTAAATTAGATTCTCGTCCATTTTAGTAGTTGTATTTTTAGTAGCGTTGTCTGTGTGCAAGGAGGAAGACAGGAAAACACAGGCAAGATGGAGATGAGCAGTTTGTTAGAAGTTGTTTTACGTACACAGTTAGCAAATGGGGTTGCATTCTCTGAGCAGTTCTTCACATCTGTTAATCCCCACATTTAGTTCATTACATAAATAGTCCGTTTGTTCATTAGTTAAATGAAACTTGGCTGAAGATTTCAGTGTCAGTTGAAAACCCTTTCCCTGCTGAAGATGATGTAGAATTTTATTTACACAAAAATCACACTGGCAGCCCACATTATTCTAGGTCTGtaagagtgaaaataaattggaaaaatgTGTATGGTGTCCTGTATTAGAAGGGTTATTTCTCGCATATATCCTTGACGAGCTTTGGTCAAAATTCACCTTGTAGCCTTGTTCTTAGGTTGCCCAGTTACACTTCGTGTCAGAGGTTCTTCTCATGAGTAGGGCATAAAACACAAGCAAGGAGGAACAACTAAACTTTCAGAATGGAAGATGTTATCTTTCAGGGCTCAGGACGTCTCAGTGAGCTCTCTCCACCCACTCATATACACGACCTGGGGTTCCCTACTCTCAGTTTAATTCTTTTAAGAACACTCTCTGGGCCCCTGTCTGACTCACCTGGCTATGCCTGGGGGTCTAGTTTGTTAGGAagatacagttttttttccttgtactgCTCAAATGCAAAgcctttttgtttaatttcaaaataagcttGAGTTGATTCACTTTTAAACTGTCACTCTCTTCAGGTGTCCTGGCTTGCCTGGATGGGTATATGAATATAGCTCTGGAACAGACAGAAGAGTATGTAAATGGACAATTAAAGAACAAGTATGGAGATGCGTTTATCCGAGGAAATAATGGTAACTCCTCCTTCCTgtgctgtatttcctttttacagtgcttcttttcagtgtctctgcttttcctcagaCCTGAATGCCGTTCATTAGTATTGGAGGCTGTTTTTTACTGAAGATTCTACTAGCAGTTGAGAAAAATCACTTGCACTTCACTACTGAGCCTTGGAacatcccagtgctgcaggtggaTTGTACTTCTCTTTAAGGACAATTAGCATCCTTCCCACCACAAGAGAAACTTGCTTTTGAATAGCCCAGGTGCCTGAAATGGTGCTGTGGTATCAGTTAGTTAGGCTATAATAGTGGGACACACCAGGGAGAAGAATATCTGAATATGGAAAAGGTTCGCAAGTCAGACGCGAGGCGACTTGTAGAGAAGGTAAATGAAGCAGAGTTTGACTAAGCTACCAGGAAAGAGGGAATAGAAAGGAACAAGAACTGAACCTCACGTTACGTAGTCATGttccattttggaaaagaaacaatccTTGAATGAGGTCaaattgttgttgttgttttttgtaagGAATTTAGGTTGTTACAATAAGGAGTACAGTGACATTGCAGATGGACTATCAATTATGGGAATAAGAATTTGTtacaaaagttaaaaacaaatggatgAGAGGCAGAAGAATGGAGTACAGGCTAAGCAAAGAACTTAAGACATTCCGGGTTTAAGAGCGTGATGTAATTTCATATTATGGGCATTCAAAATACAGTCTGCGTAGTTCCACTCCAAGATAAGAGCATGGGTACGAAGTGCATGGGTAGCAttgcactacatgatgttatggtaGCACCAGCCAAGTAGGTGAAAGATGTCTGCTGGTTCATAGGTGCTTGCCAGCTTTGCAGGAAGCGCTTGGGATTTCCAGCTTTTGTTGAAAGATCGTAACACCCTTAATTCTGCTGCTTAAAAATTCTATCATGCTCTCCTTAAACCCAGCTATCCTGCAGCATTATTATTCTCCCCCTGTGCAGCCTGCATCTGCTGGAGTTTACAGTTTGACTATGAATTTAAAACTGAATCAAGTCAGTGCATAATGTGTAAATCTTGATAGCATTTCTTGGAACCTGCACTTAAAAAATTTTGACTTTGCTCATGCTGAATGGGATTAGttacacttatttttaaaagccatggaagtaatatgttttaaataaacagcCTTTGCACATTGTTTACTGAAACACTCTTATCTGTGTcgctttcttcttttcacagtATTGTACATAAGcacacagaagagaaggatgtgaaGATGCCAGGAGGCTGCTCTGTATTTGTGAATCTCTCCAAATGGATGAGACCTATTTCATTTGTAGTTAATCATTCACAGGTGAAATATTCAAgtgcttaattttttaaaaaataaatggaaaccAGTGTAAGCTTCCTGAGTAGTTCTGTTTGAAAGTATTGTTTTGTCCCActgtacagaaataaaaatgaagcatgcaACAGTGTCACAAGACTAATTCAGAGCACCAGCTCGTTTGGTTACACTAACAGTCACAACAATATTAACTGGTAGGTGTAAGCAGGTGTAGAAGAACTGCAAGTTACAGCCATGCAGTCATGGCGAAACAGTGGTTTAACTAATGCTGGTAAGGGAGAAGCATTTGGTGACAATGACCTGTCcctttcagaaaacacagtcaACTTCAAATGCCAAACTGCATTAAGAGTCATTGGATAAAGAAGTCAGCTGCTGGCTGTTAAATTACCCAAAACATCTCGAATTGTGGGATTGGAATCAAGAGATTTAACAGTGACACTTCAGCAGTTAGGGGGTGGGGAGAGAATTGaatcaaatggaagaaaaacccTAAGGGGTAGCACTGCACCCGCTGTGGAAGTCAGTCACCGGTGAAAAGCTCTCAGCTggtgccccagcacagctcgcAGCCGCATCACTTCCTACCTCTGTTCCCCACCCCTGCTTGCAGTACCTTTCTTTTTGCATCTCTTTACCACGCACAAAGGACTTCTtcaataaaaagcaattttaactAATATCTAAAGCTACTCTTTAAAGCAGACTGGAAATCTAAAAGCTTTTATAAACATGTGTATCCTCTTCAAACTGTTCTCTCCTGTTCTCCCACCCGCTTACCCCCAACCTAGTACCATCCATATTGTCTCATTTCTAgccagaaatgtgaaaaaaatatattgaggTCATAGCATGGGTTATGTGTTAGGGGAAGAGAAATCTCTGTGTACGCAGTGAAGTCAGAACTTGTTTACATTCTGCAACAATGCTCCCAGTTAATCAAAGACCAGTGAGTAAACCCAGCTCAGTTTTAGACGGATACTTGCATCAATTTCTAAAATAGcttctgattttatttgcaGTCAGCCAAGAAATAAACTATGAATGTTCAGGTAGTCTGATGTTACTGCACTTAACATCCAGagttttcagaatgttttcttgCTCCTCAAGACAAGGATAAAATTTAGGGTACCGCACCTTGTGGTGACGTTCTTtaagttgttgtttttaatgagttttCTGAAGGCCCGCTTTATTCTTTGAGCCGTTAGTAGTGCCTccatgaataaaaaaatacttctagCTGTAGATGGATAAGCACAAGACAATTGGGAAGAATGGGGCAATGTTACATTCACACAAGAACCAGTAGCTCTGATGCAAGTAGggaacagaaacatttcaattaTCCATGGGAGAGAACGtggattgctttttttttgtgaataaaGATTAGGGAATAattccaaattattttgcaattaaTAGTTAACCTTTCAACATTAAACACTTCAGAAGCCACTACAGAACACACAAATAGAGACGCTACTTTATAATATCCTTCAGTAATTTATCATTCTTTGACCAGGGCTTGAAAAGGGTCCAGAATGCAAGTACAAATCACCAACTTGCTCTTTTGTAAAggagttcttaaaaaaaaaagaaagctgtgcCTCCAAGCAGAGTGTGcagtttctcatttgttttgtcatttataTACAGCTGGCAGGTTACTGTGTTATTCCagtcagagattttttttttttttttaattttcatgtttatttttcatttctgtttctcctccaCCTACCCAGCTGTAACAACAAATTTGGCATAGCCTTTGCTTTGTTCTTGAGAGTTTGCATCTCTAACTtcaactgcatttctgtttctacaGGGCTAGTTATGGAACAACTTCCAGTGGTGATCTGCTACTTCAAAAGGCAGAGCATGGTCTAATCACATATTAAACCATGAACTTAGAAAATACTGTTTAGTTTAAAATGCTGAGATTTTTGTTAATGTATTCTAGATCACGAGGTCACTATTTGCTATGCGAAGTACGTAGGAAAATTTGCATTAAAGAAGAGCTGTTGCAATCTATTCAAGTTTAAAAAGTAACAAGAATTGTATGTTTAATTCCCACTATCAGTGACCTTCACAAACATTTTACAAGACTTCTGCCCTTAATTCAAACTTCAGCCCTTATGATGAAGTCAATTGAACATTTAAGCCTGACTTCAACTAGGCATTCCAATGTTTGGATGTTATTTGAGTTGGATACAACAGCCATCTTGGATTTACTTTACTTATCTTTTAGAACCTGTTTTAACTTACTGTGTTGCGTGTGATTCCTGATTCAAAGGAAATCTAATGCAAAATTATTCTGAACGTTACTTATTTGAGCTATGACCATCTTTTTCACATCATTTCAGTGACAAAACAGCCACCCAAAATCCTTCTGGGCACTACTTGCCCGTTAAGCCACAAGGTTCCTGCCTGGCTCTAAGAGGGGATTACAC of the Numida meleagris isolate 19003 breed g44 Domestic line chromosome 4, NumMel1.0, whole genome shotgun sequence genome contains:
- the LSM6 gene encoding U6 snRNA-associated Sm-like protein LSm6 isoform X1 → MLPGRGVLLIQMSNFTSLPSLPRKIKMSLRKQTPSDFLKQIIGRPVVVKLNSGVDYRGVLACLDGYMNIALEQTEEYVNGQLKNKYGDAFIRGNNVLYISTQKRRM
- the LSM6 gene encoding U6 snRNA-associated Sm-like protein LSm6 isoform X2, encoding MSLRKQTPSDFLKQIIGRPVVVKLNSGVDYRGVLACLDGYMNIALEQTEEYVNGQLKNKYGDAFIRGNNVLYISTQKRRM